The Apostichopus japonicus isolate 1M-3 chromosome 10, ASM3797524v1, whole genome shotgun sequence genomic sequence CTGTTTACAACATAACTGTTATGGTGGTGAGGTTGTTAACCCGACAACTGACCTTCCAAACTCAGGAAACTGATAAGATTAAAATGATGCCAAGATTATCAACTTTACAAATtgttcttaaagggtgtgaagactcgcgcaaaaagaaacgtctcatgccggtaatctgacctatagTTTCGATtgagatgtaacagaagtgttagacaccaccattgatcccagaaaatacacacacagcttgctaccgtcggtaattaaacactagtgtacagtcagtacatacagctgcggtcaatacccacagcgcagtgtacaaacgatacagcgatggacatctcaggtccagctaaagataacaaggtatcacgtttcattatacTGTcagcattttgtagcgacaagcagaaaacttcacttgcaagcatcGGAAAGTTAACTATTTTTGAGAGCGCGACACGCGGTtcggggcgagtcttcaatgcctttaaattgaaACATGTTATGAAAGCTGTCAGTGACACATCACTCCCCTCCATCCGTAAGTTCAAATTAAACAATCAAATAATCGCAGCAACACGTAAGTTACCAATCCCTGCAATGTGACCGTGTAAAATTCAGAGTAAATATTCAGTGGcgtgtaggaaggtacttttgagtgggggggggggggagaagactgatggccggcctgggggaggggtctaaggggagggggatttttttggcatttccaggtggcctcagatgcaatttggtgcaatatagcacacttcaacacccaatccattttgtaaagaattttgcattttcacctggctttagatgcaatttggtgctccaaatgagtttttttttctcatttggaaatgaaaaaggggttttctgacttgcgaagcggggggggggggcggaatgatacttccgcccctccatatttttcactggggggggggctggcgcccccagccccccggttcctacgcccttgcgtTAATTTcaatgtgaaatgaaaaagtcGGCTACATGTTCATAATCCATAAGCTGGCAAATATTCCATCAAAGCTATAAAGTTATACCGAACAATTTAGTACTAAAACGTGTAATATCGTAATAACTTTAGCCTGACAACAACGTCGTAATCTTTATTGTTATATAGGTTTATTTCTTATAACTTAATTCTTAGATTTGATGCTTCTCCAAATCTTTTATTATGTACTTTGAAATCTATTGCGGATGAAGcatattatatgtatacagaCGGATAagacataaaataaatatgaactttGGCACCATAGTCATTTTTCTCGTATATTGTAGCAGTGCTGCAAGAATCACACACTGTTTACTGGTAGCCTCATTTTTAACGCAAAACATACAACACATGAATATGGTAACGAATGCTGGAAAAGGACTTTGGTTAAAACAATGTTCAATGCAAAGTTTTCTAATTGTAACGGGATAATGGACTTAAAATGCAATAATGAATTTTTTTTGGAGTATCATAGTACACATGAATATGGTAACAAATGCTGGAAGAGGAAAACTTTGGtagacaaaatttgaaaaaaaagaaaagaaaaaaaatttcgTATTTTGTAACAGAGAGGCCAAACGCTAAAGCTGTTGACAATTCCATTATGTATAAACAAGAGGTGGGAAATGATGGTtatggtgggaggggggtggggggggggctgacaaGAGTTACAATGCAGGAACAATCAACAATGCAACTATTAGTATGTTGAATATTCtggaacaaaatgaaaaacaatctTTACATCAAAAATCAAGGTAAACTTACAAATGAGTTTCTACTGACTTTTTTCAAGTCACACGACTCAACAAGACTTGGACCTAAAAGAGGACTCAAACCCAACCATAATCTTTCGTTTATATGACAGATATCTATGGGAAGAAcaagccctcccccccccccccccaaaaaaaagcaaagaaaaaatcGTTTTCGTTTGGGAGATATTCTTTAGAGTTTAAATGTCGTGACTGAgagttgtcattttgtaaatctgtgactTCACAGTGCCAATAGGACATGAACTcatttttactttatattttgcttttcttttcgtattttcaaggtagaatgttaacattGTTGACCATAAAACTGTAATGCGATCATTACGTCATGTTACGATTCAACATTTTGTATAGcccaatataaattacagatcataaaatttaaaaaaaataattgaaaactgACACATGTGGCTCGAAAAGGCCATATTTAGACATGATTAAGAACATTGATCaggaacattaaatctgtgatatatatatctctcaAATGGAATAACGTTATGATGAGCCGTTTTATAGCAGTTGTTCAGCTAGGACAGTTATCTCTCTGTCCTACTGTATGGAGCAATTATGAAgattgggtttgtgtctccatTAAAATGGAATGACTTTCTCAACTCTTACATCCAGATGTTAAAATCATTAGTTAAGTTAAAATTGAAGTCCAAACTTTAAGCAGTCTTGTTTGTATATATCCATCCTGCTATCACCTGTTATACAACaccacctaattgtattctggttgTATACTAACACATCTCATTCAAAGGCTCTGTTAACAAGTTATAACATGTCAGGTAATGAGGCAGCATGGACAAACCACTCCTTACCATTTACTCCAATCTCATATACCTCCACTGCAAATATAAAGTCTTGCACTACTGTGCACATGCAACTAAGAAATTGAACTAAGTTAAATATACATACAAGGctataatatattcatataatggaaataaaacagtttcaagtATATTGCAGGAGAGCAGCTTTTGGATCAAGTATCTCATGAGAGGAAACATCCAATGCCATTATTTAATTCATCTGGAATTTTGCATTGTTGTTTTATGCATGTATGCAACTCATTAGAAAGTTTAAACTCATTATAAACTGACTTTATAATAGAGAAGCAATCAGCAtgattaaaaaacattttgatggtTATAAATCggttcccctcccccccccctctactgTTGACCCCTCCAATCTCCCTCTCTTCATCCTGTGACCAACAATAGCTGATCATGCTTTATGGATGACATGCCATAGGCACAACTGTAGGATTTAAGGAGTTGAGTTAAACAAAAGTCAAGAGACCCTTCAAATCCCATGTACTCTACTGAaggccccctcccccctctacCCCCCTAAAAATACGTGCCCATATTAAATTGGAGTACATATTTCCTGTTCATAGGAGTTTGTACTGCCGTATATCTGAGCACACATTGTAGCCATATATCTCCCCATCACAACTTTACAAATGTCAGAAATTATATTTCAGAGTAAAAACACAAAAGCACTTGATTGCTGTTTTAGACCTTTCAAAGAGTTTTTTTGTCAACCAGAGTCACAATAATTTGTTATGTCTACATTTGTAATCACTGCTGAACTTAATACAACTTCATTACATTAAAACTTATTAGAACTTATCTGCGTTTGCACCAAGAAGCAAAATGCTTACAATTATAGGTGAGAATATTGTAACGGTTCTCACCCAATTTGGACCTAGCTCTCTGAAGTACCTCTTCCGGCGGTAACATTGGGGCACCACCGTAGGACACGCGGAGGATGGGAGGGGACACTTCAACCCATTCCTCCACCACACCCCTGCTGTACATGTTACGAATTAATTTCAACTTGTTGGTCTTTGTATTCACTGTAACAACTATAGCATGACATCTGGGGTGACTGAGGTGACCAGGCAGGACCACCTGATCCCCCTCATTGATCTCACTCAGTTGCACCTCCTCATCACCTCTTTTGACTGACATGTGAATCACCTGTCCAAACACACGACCCAGTTGAGACCCCACTGCTTTCTGGGGTGCCCTTATGACCTCTCCTTTTATGACGCTCCCCATAAAAAAGCTCATTTTCACTTCCAAAGTCGGAACTTCAAAACATCCTATCCCTCCCCCTGGTGTACCACTGGCTACTGCTCCACTGATCTTGAAACCTTTCTCCACCAATATATCAATGAACCTCTTAATGAAAGCATCCAAATAGCTCCCACGGTCTGTACACCCCTGTCGTTCTGCGATGGCGTCTTCCAATTCGAAAGCGACCGCCGAGCCGTCCATGGCAAATAAAATCCCACTCTTGATCTTGGTCTTGGCGTAACCTTGCTCGACCACTCGGATACAATCCTCTTCTCGACCAGTGACCCAGGATGAACCCAATAATGTCTTGAGGACCTCGCTGACTTCAGTTCCCACTAACCACATGGCTCTCCATCCGTGTCCAGGACCGCATTTACAGTAACCGGCGAGCACTTTACTTTTGCAAGTTAATATGTTGTACACTTTTGTTTCTACCTGGCAAGATGCCAAAGCTCTAGCTACAACCAAAGCAGCAGGATCGCAAAGAGAACCATAATCCACAATTTGTAGATTCGTAACCATGGATAAGTCAATGAGCATGCGTCCAATCGTGATCTCACAGAACGCCAATTTTTGCAGCGATATCACAGAGGCAAGTTTTCTGTCATCATCAACAGATTCCACAATTGCATCAAAAGTGAGTTTCTCTTTACCTTGTACCTCTACCCATCTGAGATGGTCCCCTTGTTGTACCCTTCGTGACTGGCATACGATCCTTGTTGTTGGTGACGCTTTCTTATACTGACGAAAATAGAATCTCTTTGTTTCTATCGTAATGAAAATCTCCTCCGTCATCAGAGTCTCGAAGAACTTTTCATCCAGCCATTCTTTGCCGCAAGTCTCACAAAAAGCTCCACACACTTCTTCTTTGCTATCACCATAAATCCAAAACTGTTTAGAGTCTCGGTTACCACACAGACATCCTCTTTGTATTTCTAGGAGTTCCATGCTAAAAATGCAGtgtttcctaaaaaaaaaatatattaaaaaaaaagatgggaAAAATGAATTAATGAACATTCAAGTTAAGAAAGTAAAATTTGACAGCATTGTAATACTCTTAGGTGCCTAGGAATGCCTTgttgatattaatattatctACAGAATAAAGGCATGCAGTGCCTAACTGGTATTACAGTACTTCATACACACAATGCACCATACCCTTCCCCACATCCCTCCTTCCTTCTTTATGCCTCAAAGATCACTCTTGCTAAAAATCATCTCTTGATATAAATACCTTTAAGTTTTGGGGTTCCTTAACAGCTGCTTGCATTATGGGCCATTATGGGCTGAAGTTATGAAAGTAATTTATCTGAATTTTGTTGTTCCAAGCTATTCACAGGGGCTGAGAGGGATGTTCattagatttttatttttatttttatatttatattctatatttatttatgtgttctgtttgttatattttgtatgttttatatggcgg encodes the following:
- the LOC139974927 gene encoding uncharacterized protein, whose translation is MELLEIQRGCLCGNRDSKQFWIYGDSKEEVCGAFCETCGKEWLDEKFFETLMTEEIFITIETKRFYFRQYKKASPTTRIVCQSRRVQQGDHLRWVEVQGKEKLTFDAIVESVDDDRKLASVISLQKLAFCEITIGRMLIDLSMVTNLQIVDYGSLCDPAALVVARALASCQVETKVYNILTCKSKVLAGYCKCGPGHGWRAMWLVGTEVSEVLKTLLGSSWVTGREEDCIRVVEQGYAKTKIKSGILFAMDGSAVAFELEDAIAERQGCTDRGSYLDAFIKRFIDILVEKGFKISGAVASGTPGGGIGCFEVPTLEVKMSFFMGSVIKGEVIRAPQKAVGSQLGRVFGQVIHMSVKRGDEEVQLSEINEGDQVVLPGHLSHPRCHAIVVTVNTKTNKLKLIRNMYSRGVVEEWVEVSPPILRVSYGGAPMLPPEEVLQRARSKLGENRYNILTYNCKHFASWCKRR